In a genomic window of Phalacrocorax aristotelis chromosome 8, bGulAri2.1, whole genome shotgun sequence:
- the YIPF5 gene encoding protein YIPF5, translated as MSGFDSFNTDFFQTSYSIDDQTQPYDYSGRPYSKQYGGYEYSQQSGFVPPDMMQQQQPYTGQIYQPTQTYTPTSAQSFYGSNFEDEPPLLEELGINFDHIWQKTLTVLHPLKVADGSIMNETDLAGPMVFCLAFGATLLLAGKIQFGYVYGISAIGCLGMFCLLNLMSMTGVSFGCVASVLGYCLLPMILLSTFAIIFSLQGMMGIILTAGIIGWCSFSASKIFISALAMEGQQLLVAYPCALLYGVFALISVF; from the exons ATGTCTGGGTTCGACAGCTTCAACACAGACTTCTTCCAGACGAGCTACAGCATTGATGACCAGACACAGCCCTATGACTACAGCGGAAGACCGTACAGCAA GCAGTATGGAGGCTATGAATACTCTCAACAAAGCGGATTTGTCCCTCCAGACatgatgcagcagcagcagccttacACAGGGCAGATTTACCAGCCAACACAGACGTACACTCCAACTTCAGCACAGTCTTTTTATGGAAGTAACTTTGAGGATGAGCCTCCTCTATTAGAAG AATTGGGGATCAATTTTGACCACATCTGGCAGAAGACACTAACAGTGCTACACCCGTTAAAAGTAGCAGATGGCAGCATCATGAACGAGACCGATTTGGCTGGACCAATGGTCTTCTGTCTAGCTTTTGGAGCCACATTATTACTG GCTGGTAAAATTCAGTTCGGTTACGTGTATGGAATAAGTGCAATCGGATGTTTAGGGATGTTTTGTCTCCTGAACTTAATGAGCATGACGGGCGTCTCCTTCGGCTGCGTCGCCAGTGTCCTTGGATACTGTCTTCTTCCTATGATCCTACTTTCCACTTTCGCAATTATATTTTCGTTGCA gGGAATGATGGGGATTATTCTCACGGCTGGAATCATTGGCTGGTGCAgcttttctgcttccaaaatctttatttctgcCTTAGCAATGGAAGGACAACAACTTCTAGTAGCATACCCCTGTGCTTTGTTGTACGGAGTCTTTGctctcatttctgtgttttga